From the Vibrio alginolyticus NBRC 15630 = ATCC 17749 genome, one window contains:
- the folD gene encoding bifunctional methylenetetrahydrofolate dehydrogenase/methenyltetrahydrofolate cyclohydrolase FolD has protein sequence MTAQNIDGTLISQTVRSEVAARVKARVEAGLRAPGLAVVLVGEDPASQVYVGSKRRACEEVGFVSKSFDLPASSSEEELLALIDELNNDDEIDGILVQLPLPAGIDTTHVLERIHPEKDVDGFHPYNVGRLAQRIPKLRSCTPKGIITLLDRYNIELRGKHAVVVGASNIVGRPMTLELLLAGCTTTTCHRFTKDLESHVRQADVVVVAVGKPNFIPGEWIKKGAVVVDVGINRLDSGKLVGDVEYDKARESASFITPVPGGVGPMTVASLIENTMLACEQFHTDK, from the coding sequence ATGACTGCTCAAAATATAGACGGAACTCTCATTTCCCAAACTGTTCGATCCGAAGTGGCTGCACGTGTTAAAGCACGTGTTGAAGCTGGGCTACGTGCTCCTGGTTTAGCAGTGGTTCTAGTTGGTGAAGATCCTGCTTCTCAGGTTTATGTCGGTAGCAAACGCCGCGCATGTGAAGAAGTTGGGTTTGTTTCTAAGTCTTTTGACCTTCCTGCGTCTAGCTCAGAAGAAGAGTTACTAGCGCTGATTGATGAATTAAACAACGATGATGAAATTGACGGCATTCTAGTGCAATTACCCCTTCCTGCGGGCATAGACACAACACATGTTTTAGAGCGCATTCACCCAGAGAAGGACGTGGATGGCTTCCATCCTTACAACGTTGGTCGTCTTGCGCAGCGTATTCCAAAGCTTCGCTCTTGCACGCCAAAGGGCATCATTACCCTACTCGACCGTTACAACATTGAGCTGCGTGGTAAACATGCGGTTGTGGTTGGCGCATCAAACATTGTTGGTCGTCCAATGACACTTGAGCTGCTGCTTGCGGGCTGCACAACAACAACATGTCACCGTTTTACCAAAGACCTAGAGAGTCATGTGCGTCAAGCTGACGTTGTCGTGGTTGCGGTTGGTAAGCCTAACTTCATCCCTGGTGAATGGATTAAAAAAGGCGCAGTGGTGGTCGATGTCGGTATTAACCGTCTTGATTCAGGCAAACTAGTTGGCGACGTGGAATACGACAAAGCACGTGAAAGTGCGAGCTTTATTACTCCTGTTCCTGGTGGCGTTGGCCCAATGACCGTCGCAAGTTTAATTGAGAACACGATGCTCGCTTGCGAACAGTTCCACACAGACAAATAA
- the minE gene encoding cell division topological specificity factor MinE produces MSLLEFFRPQKKTSANLAKERLQIIVAERRSQNDPAPSYLPQLKEDILKVISKYVAIDPNMVDLTFEHKDDDISVLELNVKLPDEEK; encoded by the coding sequence ATGTCATTATTAGAATTTTTCCGTCCACAGAAGAAAACTTCTGCGAATCTAGCTAAAGAGCGTTTGCAAATCATTGTCGCAGAGCGCCGCAGCCAAAATGATCCTGCGCCGTCTTACTTGCCTCAATTAAAAGAAGACATCTTGAAGGTGATCAGCAAGTACGTGGCAATTGATCCAAATATGGTTGACTTAACATTTGAGCACAAAGACGACGATATCTCAGTTCTTGAGCTAAATGTGAAGCTACCAGACGAAGAAAAGTAA
- a CDS encoding LysR family transcriptional regulator yields MLSERAAQMVIFSALLKHKSFTAAAKSLGVSVSHVSKQLSQLEASLGIKLVQRTTRSFTPTEAGKTFFHHCEQVVQAVSSATLEMETQRDEVAGLVRLGLSQSFGTLHIIPAIQELRELYPQLQVEVHLFDYKVDMLAEGLDLWVTNNEHLPEGYIAQRLTDCQFVVAASPDYLLKHDTPTEPDDLSAHNCLIYRSWERDYTGWAFTKDQQELNVKVSGNYSVDLAEAVRDAAIAGWGIAYLATYLLGDEFRTGKLIQLLPDWKASQSMPFYAVYPSRQHMPKKISAVINFIKQKIGNPCHWDQRLAPYISIPK; encoded by the coding sequence GTGTTATCTGAACGTGCCGCACAAATGGTGATTTTCTCCGCTCTTCTTAAACATAAAAGCTTCACAGCTGCTGCAAAGAGCTTAGGCGTGTCGGTGTCTCATGTGAGTAAACAGTTGAGTCAGTTAGAAGCGTCTCTTGGTATCAAGCTTGTTCAACGCACTACGCGAAGCTTTACGCCGACTGAGGCAGGGAAAACCTTTTTTCATCACTGTGAGCAAGTGGTACAAGCGGTGAGCAGCGCCACATTAGAGATGGAAACCCAGCGGGATGAAGTAGCAGGTTTGGTACGTCTTGGGTTGTCACAATCATTTGGTACCTTACACATTATTCCAGCGATTCAAGAGTTACGCGAACTGTATCCTCAACTTCAAGTGGAAGTACATCTGTTTGACTATAAGGTCGATATGTTGGCCGAAGGGCTCGATTTATGGGTAACCAACAACGAGCATTTGCCTGAAGGTTACATTGCGCAGCGTTTGACGGATTGCCAGTTTGTTGTTGCGGCATCGCCAGATTACTTATTGAAACATGACACGCCAACAGAACCGGATGACCTATCTGCTCACAACTGCCTCATATACAGAAGCTGGGAGCGTGACTATACGGGGTGGGCGTTTACCAAAGATCAGCAAGAATTGAATGTAAAAGTTTCGGGTAACTATTCAGTGGATCTGGCAGAAGCCGTTCGGGATGCGGCTATTGCAGGTTGGGGTATTGCCTACCTTGCCACTTACTTGCTGGGGGATGAGTTTAGAACGGGTAAGTTAATACAGCTGTTACCTGACTGGAAAGCCAGCCAGTCGATGCCGTTTTATGCGGTATACCCAAGCCGCCAGCATATGCCAAAAAAAATATCCGCGGTGATTAACTTTATCAAACAGAAGATCGGCAACCCTTGTCATTGGGACCAACGTTTGGCGCCTTACATCTCTATTCCTAAGTAA
- a CDS encoding lytic murein transglycosylase: MKKILATMLSVGMCTSAFASSEGFDEYLNKLRAEARDKGISEQVISAAFANVEYKPRAVKADRNQPEKKLTLDEYIPRAVPEWKVKQARQLYKEHYTELKRIGDEYGVHPRFIVALWGVESNFGKFTGNFKVIDALSTMAFEGRREEFFRKETMSALQILDQGHIELENFKGSWAGAMGQCQFMPSSFLRFAADGNGDGKKDIWQSEADVFASTANYLSKSGWDDKYTWGRQVKVPKNIDRSLEGRTAEKGKYLQEWSQLGITKYDGSPLPKLDEDIKAWLIMPDDENGRTYLVYNNYNVLMKWNRSYYFALAVSHLADRIKY; this comes from the coding sequence ATGAAAAAGATACTGGCTACCATGCTTAGCGTTGGTATGTGTACCTCGGCTTTTGCAAGTAGCGAGGGTTTTGATGAATACTTGAATAAGCTGCGTGCTGAAGCTCGTGATAAAGGTATCTCAGAGCAGGTCATTAGTGCTGCTTTTGCTAATGTTGAGTACAAGCCCCGAGCAGTCAAAGCCGACCGAAACCAACCAGAAAAGAAACTGACATTGGATGAGTACATTCCTCGCGCGGTGCCTGAATGGAAGGTGAAGCAAGCCAGACAACTCTACAAAGAGCATTACACCGAGCTAAAGCGTATAGGCGATGAGTACGGTGTCCACCCGCGCTTTATTGTGGCACTTTGGGGAGTTGAAAGTAACTTTGGTAAGTTTACCGGCAACTTTAAAGTGATTGATGCACTATCCACAATGGCATTTGAAGGCCGTCGTGAAGAGTTTTTCCGTAAAGAGACTATGTCGGCACTTCAGATCCTCGATCAAGGCCATATTGAGCTAGAGAATTTTAAAGGCTCATGGGCTGGTGCGATGGGTCAATGCCAGTTTATGCCAAGCTCTTTCCTTCGTTTTGCTGCTGACGGCAACGGTGATGGTAAAAAAGACATATGGCAATCTGAAGCGGACGTGTTTGCATCAACCGCTAACTATTTGAGCAAGTCTGGTTGGGATGATAAATATACTTGGGGTCGCCAAGTTAAGGTTCCTAAAAATATTGATCGCAGCCTAGAAGGGCGCACGGCTGAAAAAGGCAAATACCTTCAAGAGTGGAGCCAATTAGGTATCACAAAATATGACGGTAGCCCGTTGCCAAAACTGGATGAAGACATCAAAGCATGGTTGATCATGCCGGACGACGAGAATGGTCGTACGTATCTGGTTTACAATAACTACAACGTATTGATGAAGTGGAACCGCTCTTACTACTTCGCACTTGCTGTGAGCCACTTGGCTGACCGCATTAAATACTGA
- the minC gene encoding septum site-determining protein MinC, protein MTHSPDLKGSSFTLSVLHLSDNEIAKTVEFLQEKVSQAPSFFASAPLVINIAKVQGDIDFPKLKQGISDAGFIPVGVTGCKDKRVQNLASEAGFAIMSASKSPSQAPAKMAPTKVVRTPVRSGQQIYAKDGDLVVLAHVSAGAEVIADGSIHIHGTLRGRAIAGASGQQEARIICHDLQAELVSIAGDYWLSDQIESEYWQKKVMISKADESLHLEVLAI, encoded by the coding sequence ATGACCCATTCACCAGACCTTAAAGGTAGCAGTTTTACATTGTCAGTTTTACACCTTTCTGACAATGAGATCGCAAAGACTGTCGAATTTTTGCAAGAAAAAGTTTCTCAAGCACCTTCTTTTTTTGCATCCGCGCCTTTGGTAATCAATATAGCAAAAGTACAAGGCGACATTGATTTCCCTAAGCTTAAACAAGGCATCTCAGATGCCGGTTTTATTCCAGTCGGTGTAACGGGCTGTAAAGACAAGCGTGTACAAAACCTTGCTTCCGAAGCTGGCTTCGCCATTATGTCGGCGAGCAAATCGCCAAGCCAAGCACCTGCCAAAATGGCACCAACGAAAGTAGTTCGTACGCCTGTCCGCTCAGGACAACAGATCTACGCAAAAGATGGTGATTTGGTGGTGCTAGCGCACGTAAGTGCAGGTGCTGAAGTCATTGCTGACGGCTCTATTCATATCCATGGCACACTTCGAGGTCGTGCGATTGCAGGAGCAAGTGGTCAGCAGGAAGCGCGTATTATTTGCCACGATTTACAAGCAGAACTGGTATCCATTGCGGGTGACTACTGGTTAAGCGATCAAATTGAAAGCGAGTACTGGCAAAAGAAAGTAATGATCAGTAAAGCCGATGAATCATTACATTTAGAAGTTCTCGCGATTTAA
- the rnd gene encoding ribonuclease D: MNYQIITKNKDLEEVCTHAREADVVMLDTEFVRIRTFYPQLGLIQLFDGNRLSLIDPTELTDMTPFVALLKDTSVLKVLHACGEDLEVFQNAFGCTPFPMVDTQLMAAFLGHGLSTGFASLVEEYLGVELDKSESRTDWMARPLTQKQLDYAAADVHYLLPLYEKLFDKVTQAGWWEAVQQESDLLVSKRIRVTNEENAYLDIKGAWQLKPSELAILKPLATWRYREAIKRDLALNFIFKEGDLLTVARLGLTNFKKMEAEDIDIRAINRHGAKIAAIVKQAKQTPSEEYPAKIERLMDYPGYKQVFKNMKDLVKSASQKSGLATEFLASKKQINQLISWVWKKDRDPEVLPDLMQGWRLDLLGDKMNKALK, translated from the coding sequence GTGAACTATCAAATTATTACTAAAAACAAAGACCTAGAAGAGGTTTGCACTCATGCCCGAGAGGCAGACGTAGTGATGCTGGATACCGAATTCGTTCGTATTCGCACTTTCTACCCGCAGTTAGGTCTGATTCAGCTTTTCGATGGTAATCGCCTCTCGCTGATTGATCCGACTGAATTAACGGATATGACGCCGTTTGTAGCGCTATTAAAAGATACTTCTGTGCTAAAAGTGCTGCACGCATGTGGTGAAGATTTAGAAGTTTTCCAAAACGCTTTTGGTTGTACACCATTCCCTATGGTGGATACGCAGCTGATGGCCGCTTTTCTCGGTCACGGCCTATCGACAGGCTTCGCATCGCTGGTGGAAGAATATTTAGGCGTAGAGCTCGACAAAAGTGAATCACGTACCGACTGGATGGCTCGTCCACTGACACAAAAGCAATTAGATTATGCTGCCGCAGATGTTCATTACTTGTTACCGTTATACGAAAAGCTGTTCGATAAGGTGACGCAAGCAGGTTGGTGGGAAGCTGTACAGCAAGAAAGTGATTTACTCGTTTCGAAACGTATTCGCGTAACCAATGAAGAGAATGCCTACCTTGATATTAAGGGCGCTTGGCAATTAAAACCTTCTGAGCTGGCGATTTTAAAGCCATTGGCGACGTGGCGTTATCGTGAAGCAATCAAACGAGATTTAGCGCTGAACTTTATCTTCAAAGAAGGTGATCTATTAACGGTCGCTCGTCTTGGTTTAACGAACTTTAAGAAGATGGAAGCAGAAGATATTGATATCCGAGCGATTAACCGCCATGGCGCGAAGATTGCCGCGATTGTTAAACAAGCGAAGCAAACACCTTCTGAAGAGTATCCTGCGAAAATTGAGCGTTTAATGGACTATCCGGGTTACAAGCAGGTCTTCAAAAATATGAAAGACTTGGTGAAATCGGCTTCGCAGAAGTCAGGTTTAGCCACGGAGTTCCTTGCCTCTAAAAAGCAGATCAATCAGTTGATCAGTTGGGTTTGGAAAAAAGATCGTGACCCAGAAGTATTGCCTGATTTGATGCAAGGGTGGCGTTTGGATTTACTCGGCGACAAGATGAACAAAGCATTAAAGTAA
- a CDS encoding NupC/NupG family nucleoside CNT transporter — MNSIIGIVAILFLAWLLSTNRKNIKLRTVSFAFALQVLFALLVLYVPAGRDALNSVSSVVSNLINYGQEGIAFLFGNLATGGFTFAINVLGIIVFFSSLISGLYHIGVMPKIINFIGGGIQKLLGIGRAESLSATANIFVGTIEAPLMVKPYLKHMTDSQFFAVMTGGLASVAGGTLVGYASLGVDLNYLIAAAFMSAPAGLLMAKILMPEDTDKAADIDISQVEIPRATNVVEALADGAMAGVRIAVSVGGTLLAFISVIAMLNGMLGWIGDLIGTPLSFELILGFVFAPVAWLLGIPWQEATTAGSLIGNKIVVNEFVAFIQLAEVKSQLSEHSQAIVTFALCGFANISSMAMLIGGLGSLVPEKRAFVSKHGFRAIIAGVMANLMSASIAGVILSL; from the coding sequence ATGAACTCAATTATTGGTATCGTAGCCATACTATTCCTAGCATGGCTACTTTCTACAAATAGAAAAAATATAAAGCTGAGAACGGTGTCGTTTGCGTTTGCTTTGCAGGTACTGTTTGCGTTGTTGGTTTTATATGTACCAGCAGGACGAGATGCGCTGAATTCAGTGAGCAGTGTTGTGTCGAATTTGATCAACTATGGTCAAGAGGGCATTGCGTTTTTATTCGGTAATTTGGCGACAGGGGGCTTCACCTTTGCGATCAATGTTCTGGGTATCATCGTTTTCTTCTCCTCTCTTATCTCAGGTCTTTATCACATTGGTGTGATGCCAAAAATCATTAACTTTATCGGTGGTGGTATTCAAAAGCTGCTAGGTATCGGTCGTGCTGAGTCTTTGTCTGCTACGGCGAATATCTTTGTTGGCACCATTGAAGCACCATTAATGGTAAAGCCTTACCTAAAACACATGACTGACTCGCAGTTCTTTGCAGTTATGACAGGTGGTTTAGCGTCAGTTGCTGGCGGAACGTTGGTTGGTTACGCATCACTGGGTGTCGACCTCAATTATCTTATTGCTGCTGCATTTATGTCGGCACCTGCCGGCTTGTTGATGGCAAAAATTTTAATGCCAGAAGATACGGATAAAGCAGCAGATATCGACATTAGCCAAGTTGAAATTCCACGTGCAACTAACGTGGTTGAAGCATTAGCCGATGGTGCCATGGCGGGTGTACGCATTGCTGTATCGGTCGGTGGTACGTTACTGGCGTTTATTAGTGTCATTGCAATGCTAAACGGCATGTTAGGCTGGATAGGTGATCTAATTGGGACACCATTAAGTTTTGAGCTCATCCTAGGTTTTGTGTTTGCGCCAGTCGCTTGGTTGTTGGGTATACCATGGCAAGAAGCAACCACAGCAGGCTCGCTGATTGGTAACAAGATTGTGGTGAATGAGTTCGTCGCTTTCATCCAGCTTGCAGAAGTGAAGTCTCAACTTAGTGAACACTCACAAGCAATCGTGACGTTTGCTTTGTGTGGCTTTGCAAATATCTCAAGCATGGCGATGCTGATTGGTGGGTTGGGCTCTTTGGTACCAGAAAAGCGTGCATTTGTTTCTAAGCATGGTTTCCGTGCGATTATCGCTGGTGTCATGGCGAACTTAATGAGCGCTTCTATTGCGGGCGTGATTTTAAGTCTGTAA
- a CDS encoding alpha/beta fold hydrolase, translating into MHERQFELPAGKMAALEIGNEKTADLSVVFLHGWLDNAGSFKALMEQLNQLNPHLHLLAIDHFGHGLSSHKSHDNYYPFHDYIADLYQFLDELSPNRLILVGHSLGALIASCYSAAFPEQVEALVQIEGAGPLHEDPTNSLPRLRDGVLSRIRQQNKPERAIASFDLALKLRMQANQLTAEQLLPIVERGTEQRGDKWYWRHDAKLKCASLYRMAQAHANSITSQIRCPHLIVLGDQGFQNLPSNQADWGENPPQVVSVKGGHHCHLEQILEVATRILGVVNKI; encoded by the coding sequence ATGCATGAGCGTCAATTCGAGCTTCCTGCCGGCAAAATGGCAGCCCTTGAGATAGGGAACGAGAAAACGGCTGACTTGTCAGTCGTTTTTCTTCATGGGTGGTTAGATAATGCGGGCAGCTTTAAAGCGCTCATGGAGCAGTTGAATCAACTTAATCCTCACTTACACCTCCTCGCCATCGATCATTTTGGTCACGGTTTATCGAGTCATAAATCTCACGATAATTATTACCCCTTTCACGACTATATTGCCGATTTGTATCAGTTTTTGGACGAATTATCACCAAACAGACTGATATTAGTAGGGCATTCACTTGGTGCTTTAATCGCAAGTTGCTATAGTGCAGCGTTTCCAGAGCAGGTCGAAGCTCTTGTGCAAATTGAGGGAGCAGGACCTCTTCATGAGGATCCTACTAACAGTTTGCCTCGTCTTCGCGATGGCGTTTTAAGTCGAATAAGACAGCAAAACAAGCCAGAGCGAGCCATTGCCTCCTTCGATCTGGCGTTAAAATTACGCATGCAAGCCAACCAATTAACCGCTGAGCAACTTCTACCGATAGTCGAGCGTGGAACAGAGCAGCGAGGAGATAAATGGTATTGGCGGCATGACGCCAAGTTAAAATGTGCGTCGCTTTACCGAATGGCGCAAGCGCATGCTAACTCGATTACCAGCCAAATACGTTGTCCTCATTTGATTGTATTAGGCGATCAAGGATTTCAGAATTTACCATCTAACCAAGCTGATTGGGGAGAGAACCCACCGCAAGTGGTTTCTGTCAAGGGTGGTCATCACTGTCATTTAGAGCAAATACTCGAGGTCGCAACGCGAATTCTTGGTGTAGTTAACAAAATTTAA
- the fadD gene encoding long-chain-fatty-acid--CoA ligase FadD has translation MDKPWLSRYPSDVPETINPEQYESLVEMFEQSVQKYADQPAFMNMGSVMTFRKLEERSRAFAAYLQNELKLQKGDRVALMMPNLLQYPVALFGILRAGCIAVNVNPLYTPRELEHQLNDSGATTIVIVSNFANTLEQIVDKTPVKHVVLTSLGQMLPRAKGTIVDFVVKYVKGMVPKYDLPGAISMRQALRKGRRLQYVKPFMSGDDIAFLQYTGGTTGVAKGAILTHRNMIANVLQAKGAYGPVLSPGRELVVTALPLYHVFALTVNCLLFVEMGGRNLLITNPRDIPGFVKELQKHPFTAITGVNTLFNALVNNEDFHELDFSNLRLAVGGGMAVQRSVAERWQKTTGCYLLEGYGLTECSPLVAAYPHDLVEYNGSIGLPVPSTEVRIVDEEGNALANTETGELQVRGPQVMQGYWQRPEATKDTINEDGWLSTGDIVKFDDEGFLHIVDRKKDMILVSGFNVYPNEIEDVVALHGKVLEVAAIGQPHEVSGELVKIYVVKRDPSLTKDEVIAHCREHLTGYKVPKLVEFREDLPKTNVGKILRRVLREENDAELAKKSA, from the coding sequence GTGGATAAACCATGGCTTTCACGTTATCCAAGTGACGTACCTGAAACCATTAATCCAGAGCAATATGAGTCTTTGGTAGAAATGTTTGAACAGTCTGTACAAAAATATGCAGACCAACCAGCATTCATGAACATGGGCTCGGTTATGACCTTCCGTAAATTGGAAGAGCGTAGTCGCGCATTCGCAGCGTATCTGCAAAACGAGTTAAAACTGCAAAAGGGTGACCGTGTTGCTCTGATGATGCCAAACCTACTGCAATACCCAGTGGCGTTGTTTGGTATTTTGCGTGCAGGTTGTATCGCCGTAAACGTTAACCCACTTTACACTCCTCGTGAACTTGAACACCAATTGAATGACTCAGGTGCGACGACGATTGTGATTGTGTCTAACTTTGCGAATACGTTAGAACAAATTGTCGATAAAACACCAGTCAAACACGTAGTGTTAACCAGTCTTGGTCAAATGCTGCCACGAGCGAAAGGTACGATTGTCGATTTTGTCGTGAAGTACGTTAAGGGCATGGTGCCTAAGTACGATTTACCTGGTGCAATCTCAATGCGTCAGGCTCTACGTAAAGGTCGTCGTCTACAATACGTTAAACCGTTTATGTCTGGGGATGACATTGCATTCCTGCAATATACGGGGGGGACGACAGGTGTCGCGAAAGGTGCGATTCTGACTCATCGCAACATGATTGCGAACGTTCTACAGGCAAAAGGCGCGTACGGACCGGTTTTATCTCCGGGGCGTGAATTAGTCGTAACAGCGTTACCGCTGTATCACGTATTTGCTCTTACCGTAAACTGTCTGCTGTTTGTCGAAATGGGTGGTCGTAACTTACTTATTACCAACCCTAGAGATATTCCAGGGTTCGTGAAAGAGCTACAAAAGCATCCGTTTACTGCGATTACGGGCGTGAATACCTTATTTAATGCATTGGTCAACAATGAAGATTTCCACGAGTTGGATTTCAGTAATCTACGTTTAGCCGTTGGCGGCGGCATGGCAGTGCAGCGCTCAGTGGCAGAAAGATGGCAAAAGACCACGGGTTGCTATTTGCTCGAAGGTTACGGTCTAACAGAGTGTTCTCCGTTGGTGGCGGCATATCCGCATGATCTTGTTGAATACAATGGCTCTATTGGTCTGCCGGTACCATCAACAGAAGTTCGTATCGTGGACGAAGAAGGCAACGCTCTTGCGAATACTGAAACTGGTGAACTTCAAGTTCGTGGTCCTCAGGTTATGCAAGGTTACTGGCAACGACCTGAAGCAACGAAAGATACGATTAACGAAGACGGCTGGCTATCAACTGGCGACATCGTTAAGTTCGATGACGAAGGCTTCCTGCATATCGTTGACCGTAAGAAAGACATGATCTTAGTATCAGGCTTTAATGTTTACCCGAACGAAATTGAAGACGTTGTAGCACTACACGGCAAAGTACTTGAAGTTGCTGCTATTGGTCAGCCGCATGAAGTGTCTGGTGAATTAGTGAAGATTTATGTCGTGAAACGCGATCCGAGCTTGACCAAAGACGAAGTGATCGCGCATTGTCGAGAACACCTAACTGGCTACAAAGTTCCGAAGTTGGTTGAATTCCGCGAAGACTTACCTAAAACCAATGTCGGTAAGATCTTGCGTCGTGTTTTACGCGAAGAGAATGACGCTGAACTTGCGAAGAAAAGCGCATAA
- the minD gene encoding septum site-determining protein MinD, which produces MARIIVVTSGKGGVGKTTSSAAIASGLALKGKKTAVIDFDIGLRNLDLIMGCERRVVYDFVNVINGEATLNQALIKDKRTDNLFILPASQTRDKDALTKDGVQRVFGELDEMGFDFIICDSPAGIEQGALMALYYADEAIVTTNPEVSSVRDSDRILGILDSKSLRAEQGLEPVKQHLLLTRYNPSRVTQGEMLSVEDVEEILHIPLLGVIPESQAVLNASNKGVPVTFDDNTDAGMAYSDTVDRLLGNQVEFRFLTEEKKGLFKRLFGG; this is translated from the coding sequence ATGGCACGCATTATTGTAGTAACGTCTGGTAAAGGTGGCGTTGGTAAAACCACTTCAAGCGCAGCCATCGCCTCTGGTCTAGCTCTTAAGGGAAAAAAGACCGCGGTGATCGATTTTGACATCGGTTTGCGTAACCTCGATCTAATCATGGGCTGTGAGCGCCGCGTCGTGTATGACTTTGTGAACGTCATTAACGGCGAAGCGACATTAAACCAAGCGCTGATCAAAGATAAGCGCACGGACAACCTATTTATTCTTCCTGCTTCTCAAACTCGTGATAAAGACGCACTGACAAAAGATGGTGTTCAGCGCGTATTCGGCGAACTTGATGAAATGGGCTTTGATTTCATTATTTGTGATTCACCAGCAGGTATCGAGCAAGGCGCGTTAATGGCCTTGTACTATGCCGATGAAGCCATTGTCACAACGAACCCAGAAGTCTCTTCTGTGCGTGACTCTGACCGCATTCTCGGTATTTTAGATTCCAAGTCACTGCGTGCAGAACAAGGGCTAGAGCCAGTAAAACAGCACCTTCTACTGACTCGCTACAACCCATCTCGCGTCACTCAAGGCGAAATGCTAAGCGTTGAAGACGTAGAGGAGATCTTACATATTCCACTACTGGGCGTGATTCCAGAAAGCCAAGCCGTGCTTAACGCGTCAAACAAAGGTGTGCCAGTCACTTTTGACGATAACACCGATGCGGGTATGGCTTATTCTGACACCGTTGATCGCTTATTAGGCAATCAGGTTGAATTTCGTTTCCTTACTGAGGAGAAGAAAGGACTCTTTAAACGACTCTTTGGAGGCTAG
- a CDS encoding YcgL domain-containing protein, producing the protein MLCSIYKSSKKEGTYLYIPKKDDFSQVPDTLMQMFGKPIAVMTIKLDGRKLAQVDIEKVKASLQNDGFFLQVPPPPENLLEKYKEQKAQQKGE; encoded by the coding sequence ATGCTTTGTTCTATTTATAAAAGCTCGAAAAAAGAAGGTACTTATCTCTATATTCCGAAAAAGGATGATTTTTCACAGGTTCCTGACACCTTAATGCAGATGTTCGGTAAGCCTATCGCTGTCATGACGATTAAACTTGATGGCCGTAAATTGGCACAAGTTGATATCGAAAAAGTGAAGGCTTCATTACAAAATGATGGCTTCTTTCTTCAGGTTCCACCGCCGCCGGAGAACCTATTAGAAAAGTACAAAGAACAAAAAGCCCAGCAGAAAGGCGAATAA